The following coding sequences lie in one Impatiens glandulifera unplaced genomic scaffold, dImpGla2.1, whole genome shotgun sequence genomic window:
- the LOC124917306 gene encoding jasmonate-induced oxygenase 2-like, translating to MTLNLQTWPEPIVRVQSLSESGIFKIPETYIKPPSQRPSLNQSKPSISPDSTRINIPVIDISGLFSAEASLHADTLDLIGSACRDWGFFQAVNHGVPVEMLRNTRETWREFFHLRMEEKQVYANSPVTYEGYGSRLGIEKGAKLDWGDYFFLNCFPESIRDMEKWPRDPVFCREYSQEMVKLGGKLMRALSLILGLKENHLQDAFGGEDFTACLRVNFYPKCPQPDLTLGLSSHSDPGGMTFLYPDENVPGLQVRRGEMWVTVETVPNAIIVNIGDQIQVLSNGRMKSVDHRVMVNSEKERVSMAYFYNPKGDIYIEPVKEFLAKEKLKPLYPRMTYNEYRLFIRMNGPRGKSQVESHKSPN from the exons ATGACTCTAAACTTGCAGACATGGCCTGAGCCAATCGTGAGAGTTCAATCCTTATCAGAGAGTGGCATCTTCAAAATCCCTGAAACTTACATCAAACCACCATCTCAAAGGCCATCTCTTAATCAATCTAAGCCCTCGATCTCGCCGGATTCAACTCGAATCAACATTCCGGTCATCGATATCTCCGGATTGTTCTCGGCTGAAGCCAGCCTCCATGCAGACACTCTGGATCTCATCGGTTCGGCTTGTCGGGACTGGGGATTCTTCCAAGCTGTTAACCATGGCGTGCCGGTGGAAATGCTTAGGAATACTAGGGAGACTTGGCGTGAGTTTTTTCACCTGAGAATGGAAGAAAAACAGGTATATGCTAATTCTCCTGTGACTTATGAGGGATATGGAAGCAGGCTTGGAATTGAAAAGGGGGCGAAATTGGATTGGggtgattatttttttcttaattgttTTCCTGAAAGTATTAGGGACATGGAAAAATGGCCTCGGGATCCTGTTTTCTGCAg GGAATATAGTCAAGAAATGGTTAAATTGGGGGGGAAATTAATGAGGGCTTTGTCATTAATCCTTGGGTTAAAAGAAAACCATTTACAAGATGCCTTTGGTGGAGAAGATTTCACTGCTTGCTTGAGGGTTAATTTTTATCCAAAGTGTCCTCAACCAGACCTAACTCTCGGACTCTCCTCTCATTCCGATCCAGGCGGAATGACTTTTCTTTATCCCGATGAAAATGTCCCTGGCCTTCAAGTTCGTCGAGGTGAAATGTGGGTCACCGTAGAAACTGTCCCAAACGCAATTATTGTCAACATTGGGGACCAGATTCAG GTTCTAAGCAATGGGAGAATGAAGAGTGTGGATCATAGGGTGATGGTGAATTCGGAAAAGGAAAGGGTTTCTATGGCTTACTTTTACAATCCAAAGGGTGATATCTATATTGAACCGGTCAAGGAATTTCTGGCTAAGGAGAAGCTGAAGCCTCTTTACCCAAGAATGACATATAATGAGTATAGGCTATTCATTAGGATGAATGGACCTCGTGGAAAGTCTCAAGTTGAATCACATAAGTCACCCAATTAA